One Salvelinus fontinalis isolate EN_2023a unplaced genomic scaffold, ASM2944872v1 scaffold_1401, whole genome shotgun sequence genomic window carries:
- the LOC129849232 gene encoding tetraspanin-33-like, which translates to MPSYNKKNNIVTFFFSFYQMISLVLMSIGIYARMMKHAEAAMACLAVDPAILLLIVGVLMFFITFCGCVGSLRENICLLQTFCIFLTIIFLLQLAAGILGFVFSDKARNKVSEIINNAIVHYRDDIDLQNLIDFGQKEFSCCGGVTYTDWSQNMYFNCTTDNRSRERCSVPFSCCLLSRDEAVINTMCGQGMQELPFLQAGAFIHTNGCIDKLVNWIHSNLFMLGGIALGLAIPQLVGITLSQILINQIKDQIELQNYNLQHRTDPWQ; encoded by the exons ATGCCTAGTTACAACAAGAAAAATAACATTGTGACTTTTTTCTTTTCATTTTATCAGATGATCTCATTGGTGTTGATGTCTATTGGCATTTACGCGAGGATGATGAAACATGCCG aGGCAGCCATGGCCTGTCTAGCGGTGGACCCTGCCATCCTGCTGCTGATCGTGGGGGTTCTCATGTTCTTCATCACCTTCTGTGGCTGTGTGGGCTCCCTCAGAGAGAACATCTGCCTCCTACAGACA TTCTGCATCTTCCTGACTATCATCTTTCTGCTGCAGCTAGCTGCAGGTATCCTGGGCTTCGTCTTCTCAGATAAG GCACGGAATAAAGTGAGTGAGATCATCAACAATGCCATCGTTCATTATAGGGATGACATTGACCTACAGAACCTCATCGATTTTGGTCAGAAAGAG TTCAGCTGTTGTGGAGGTGTCACCTACACCGACTGGTCTCAGAACATGTACTTCAACTGCACCACAGACAACCGCAGCCGAGAGCGCTGCTCTGTTCCCTTCTCCTGCTGCCTGCTGTCTAGAgatgag gcggTCATTAACACAATGTGTGGTCAGGGGATGCAGGAGCTGCCATTCCTGCAGGCTGGTGCCTTCATCCACACCAATGGCTGCATCGACAAGCTGGTCAACTGGATCCACAGCAACTTGTTCATGCTAGGGGGCATCGCCCTGGGTCTGGCTATCCCACAG cTGGTGGGGATCACCTTGTCTCAGATTCTGATCAACCAGATAAAGGACCAGATTGAGCTTCAGAACTACAACCTGCAGCACCGTACAGACCCTTGGCAGTAA